The Pontibacter pudoricolor genome contains a region encoding:
- the miaB gene encoding tRNA (N6-isopentenyl adenosine(37)-C2)-methylthiotransferase MiaB has translation MNPILDLDFIDNRTPEQATAAASCDTQVSKETNTGRSRKLYIESYGCAMNFSDSEIVSSIMFDQGFDTTADIAQADLVFLNTCSIREKAEQTVRNRLGQINHYKKKKPGMMVGILGCMAERLKKSLLEEEKIVDLVVGPDAYRDLPNLISEVDGGQKAVNVLLSREETYADINPIRLNSNGVSAFISIMRGCDNMCSFCVVPFTRGRERSRDAHSIVREAEALVAQGYKEVTLLGQNVDSYKWASEDGSESVNFAQLLEMVALLSPDLRVRFSTSHPKDITDEVLYTIKKYDNICKYIHLPAQSGNSRVLELMNRTYDRDWYINRVDAIRAILGDDCGISSDMIAGFCTEAEEEHQDTLSLMDYVQYDYSYMFFYSERPGTLAARKLEDDIPLEVKKRRLDEIINKQRETSLARNKRDIGKMHKVLVEGTSKKSEDQLSGRNDQNKVVIFDKKHYKKGDYVNVLVHDCSVGTLFGEAVD, from the coding sequence ATGAATCCAATCCTTGATCTTGATTTTATAGATAATCGTACGCCGGAACAAGCCACTGCGGCAGCATCCTGCGATACACAGGTTTCGAAAGAGACAAATACCGGGCGTTCCCGCAAACTATACATCGAAAGTTATGGTTGCGCCATGAATTTCTCGGATAGCGAGATCGTGTCGTCGATCATGTTCGACCAGGGTTTTGATACCACTGCTGATATTGCCCAGGCTGACCTTGTGTTCCTGAATACCTGCTCTATCCGTGAGAAAGCTGAGCAGACCGTTCGTAACCGCTTAGGCCAGATAAACCACTATAAGAAAAAGAAGCCGGGAATGATGGTTGGCATATTGGGCTGTATGGCCGAACGCCTGAAAAAATCATTACTGGAAGAAGAAAAGATAGTAGACCTGGTAGTTGGCCCGGATGCTTACCGCGACCTGCCTAACCTGATTAGTGAGGTTGATGGCGGTCAGAAGGCAGTTAACGTATTGCTTTCGAGAGAAGAAACCTATGCCGACATCAACCCTATCCGCCTGAACAGTAACGGTGTGAGTGCTTTTATTTCGATCATGCGTGGTTGCGATAACATGTGCTCTTTTTGTGTAGTGCCTTTCACCCGTGGCCGTGAACGCTCCCGCGATGCACATTCTATAGTTCGGGAAGCGGAAGCGTTGGTGGCACAAGGCTATAAAGAAGTAACGCTGCTTGGGCAGAATGTGGACTCTTACAAATGGGCTTCGGAAGATGGCTCAGAATCAGTGAACTTTGCACAGCTGCTGGAAATGGTCGCTTTACTTTCTCCTGACCTGCGCGTTCGCTTCTCCACTTCACACCCGAAAGATATTACCGATGAAGTACTTTATACTATAAAGAAGTATGACAACATCTGTAAATACATACACCTGCCGGCACAAAGCGGTAACTCGCGTGTGCTGGAGCTGATGAACCGTACTTATGACCGCGACTGGTATATAAACCGTGTGGATGCGATCAGAGCTATTCTTGGCGATGATTGTGGTATTTCTTCTGATATGATCGCTGGTTTCTGTACAGAGGCAGAAGAAGAACACCAGGATACCCTGAGCCTGATGGATTATGTGCAGTACGATTATTCCTACATGTTCTTCTACTCCGAGCGACCAGGCACGCTGGCGGCCCGTAAACTGGAAGATGATATTCCGCTGGAAGTAAAAAAACGTCGCCTGGATGAGATCATTAACAAGCAGCGCGAAACTTCTCTGGCGCGAAACAAACGCGACATTGGTAAGATGCACAAGGTTTTAGTAGAAGGAACTTCTAAGAAATCAGAAGACCAATTGAGCGGCCGAAACGACCAGAATAAAGTAGTGATCTTTGATAAGAAGCACTATAAAAAAGGCGACTACGTGAATGTGCTGGTACATGATTGCAGCGTAGGAACCCTGTTCGGTGAAGCGGTAGATTAA
- a CDS encoding sigma-54 interaction domain-containing protein, giving the protein MRTIDIQSIKQRFGIIGNSPQLNYAIQVAAQVAPTEMTVLITGESGSGKESFSKIIHHLSPRKHGQFIAINCGAIPEGTIDSELFGHEKGSFTGAHDTRKGYFEVTDGGTIFLDEIGEMPLGTQARLLRVLENGEFIKVGSSKVQKTDVRVVAATNVNLLNAVEKGRFREDLYYRLNTVPITVPPLRERGDDVYLLFRKFASDFAEKYRVKPITLTSEAVKLLLDFRFPGNIRQLKNIVEQISVLEYEREIDSETMKRYLPREQASHVPALLNAEKAAEQPFSERDILYKVLFDMRRDVSELKKLVFEMLTQQPVETDLLKEHGHLFENIGQFESRTYPTQEQSDAFYLPMKQAQPHEYDDQKIEDIQHENAEESLSLEDKEKELIVKALKKHNNKRKYAAQDLGISERTLYRKLKQYEIEE; this is encoded by the coding sequence ATGCGCACCATCGATATTCAAAGTATAAAACAGCGGTTCGGGATAATTGGTAACTCGCCACAGCTAAACTATGCCATACAGGTAGCAGCGCAGGTAGCTCCTACCGAGATGACAGTGCTGATTACGGGTGAAAGTGGTAGTGGTAAAGAATCTTTCTCCAAGATCATCCACCACCTTAGTCCGCGCAAACATGGCCAGTTTATAGCTATCAACTGTGGTGCTATTCCCGAAGGAACTATAGATTCTGAGCTTTTTGGCCACGAGAAAGGTTCTTTTACAGGAGCACACGATACCCGCAAAGGTTATTTTGAAGTAACTGATGGCGGTACTATTTTCCTGGATGAAATAGGTGAAATGCCACTTGGTACGCAGGCCCGTTTGCTGCGTGTGCTCGAAAATGGCGAATTTATAAAAGTAGGTTCTTCTAAAGTACAGAAAACGGATGTGCGTGTGGTAGCCGCTACCAACGTAAACCTGCTGAATGCTGTTGAGAAAGGCCGTTTCAGAGAAGACCTGTACTATAGATTAAATACGGTACCGATTACAGTGCCCCCTTTGCGCGAACGTGGCGATGATGTGTACCTGCTGTTCCGTAAATTTGCCAGCGATTTCGCTGAAAAATACCGCGTCAAGCCTATTACGCTCACATCAGAGGCAGTTAAATTATTACTTGATTTCAGGTTTCCGGGCAACATTCGGCAGCTCAAAAATATAGTAGAGCAGATATCGGTGCTGGAATATGAGCGTGAGATTGACTCAGAAACCATGAAGCGTTATCTGCCACGTGAACAGGCAAGCCACGTACCGGCCTTACTGAATGCTGAAAAAGCTGCTGAACAGCCTTTTTCGGAACGAGACATATTATATAAAGTGTTATTTGATATGCGCCGCGACGTGTCGGAGCTTAAAAAGCTGGTTTTTGAGATGCTGACTCAGCAGCCTGTCGAAACCGACTTATTAAAAGAGCACGGACATTTGTTTGAGAACATTGGCCAGTTTGAAAGCCGCACCTATCCTACACAGGAACAGTCGGATGCTTTTTACCTTCCCATGAAACAGGCGCAGCCACATGAATACGACGATCAAAAAATAGAAGACATCCAGCACGAAAATGCTGAAGAAAGTCTATCTTTAGAAGATAAGGAAAAGGAGTTGATTGTGAAGGCGCTGAAGAAGCACAACAACAAGCGCAAATATGCCGCTCAGGACCTTGGTATATCTGAGCGAACGCTGTACAGAAAACTGAAACAGTATGAAATTGAAGAATAA
- a CDS encoding LptE family protein, whose product MKLKNNLTRLFTLPLLLLLTIVSGCGVYSFTGTTISPDIKTISIQNFENPTGEGPANLTQLVTNNFKDYYRRNTNLTILQQEGDLQLEGQIVSFTVTPAAIQRDGELDQAALNRLTLGIQVRFTNNMNPDENFDQLFSISQDFAQDRDLTQLSPAEIESLTERLVTDVFNKTVANW is encoded by the coding sequence ATGAAATTGAAGAATAACTTAACCAGACTTTTTACCTTGCCCCTGCTGCTGCTACTAACTATAGTTAGCGGCTGTGGTGTATATTCCTTTACCGGCACCACTATATCGCCGGATATTAAAACCATCTCGATACAGAATTTTGAGAACCCGACCGGTGAAGGCCCGGCAAACTTAACGCAGCTGGTTACCAATAATTTTAAAGACTATTACCGCCGCAATACAAACCTCACTATTCTGCAACAGGAAGGCGACCTGCAACTGGAGGGTCAGATTGTGAGCTTTACTGTTACGCCGGCCGCTATTCAGCGTGATGGCGAGCTGGACCAGGCTGCTCTGAACAGACTGACACTAGGCATACAGGTTCGATTTACAAACAACATGAACCCGGACGAGAATTTTGACCAGCTTTTTTCTATCTCTCAGGATTTTGCCCAGGACCGTGACCTGACGCAATTATCGCCTGCTGAGATCGAATCATTAACAGAGCGTCTGGTAACGGATGTGTTTAACAAAACAGTTGCAAACTGGTAA
- a CDS encoding tetratricopeptide repeat protein — MNKSAFLELIQKASSITDQQTAELEKVSNAFPYCQTAHLLLAKSAYDKGSMLSTQRLRRAASYATDRQLLKRVIYTSPVQTPEFDEPVTAEQEPMPQETETATIAQPESIVEESVAPTIDQAQVSEIEPKAVAISETIATASTEAEDQTTDTEKSAIVAETEPSEVEIITDEEQIENQADAVATIATVTVSTSDSELADLLTISSLNTSFTDLLAQDPDPEITEEPVVIEDPLLLHETEAALQEIELQADFPPQQETIVDVTPIVSPFVFSNEVSEVITANNPEDAQVTYNYDEIDRMYAEDALGYWMGSSRMGEQLLLKNDYTRPKPYAFHPELILEYNKTHELEKAIQPATNILSEQLDIIDQFLKLNPRLKTMANIKLKEEPQEDLSLRNSKMKKGMASENLANIFLKQGKVKKAIKIYEQLILKNPEKKSYFAEQIEKLQNLN; from the coding sequence ATGAATAAATCAGCTTTTCTTGAACTGATACAGAAAGCTTCGAGCATTACAGACCAGCAAACAGCGGAACTGGAAAAGGTATCTAATGCCTTCCCTTACTGCCAGACTGCTCACCTGCTCCTTGCCAAATCTGCTTACGACAAGGGAAGCATGCTCTCCACGCAGCGCCTGCGCCGGGCGGCATCTTACGCCACCGACCGCCAGTTACTGAAGCGTGTCATTTATACCTCGCCCGTTCAAACCCCTGAATTCGACGAACCAGTTACTGCAGAGCAGGAGCCTATGCCGCAGGAAACTGAAACTGCAACTATAGCGCAACCAGAATCTATAGTTGAGGAAAGTGTAGCGCCAACTATAGATCAGGCGCAGGTTTCAGAAATTGAACCAAAAGCTGTTGCGATATCGGAAACTATAGCTACCGCTTCCACTGAAGCTGAAGATCAAACTACAGATACAGAAAAGAGTGCTATAGTTGCTGAAACCGAGCCTTCTGAGGTTGAAATTATTACTGATGAAGAGCAGATAGAAAACCAGGCGGACGCCGTAGCAACTATCGCTACAGTAACTGTTTCTACCTCAGATTCGGAACTGGCAGACCTGCTAACTATAAGTAGCCTGAACACTTCTTTTACTGACTTGCTGGCACAAGACCCGGATCCTGAAATTACAGAGGAGCCTGTGGTAATTGAGGACCCGTTACTGCTGCATGAAACGGAGGCAGCACTGCAGGAAATTGAGCTGCAAGCTGACTTCCCGCCTCAGCAGGAAACTATAGTTGACGTTACACCTATAGTGTCTCCATTCGTTTTCAGCAACGAGGTATCGGAAGTAATAACAGCCAATAACCCTGAAGATGCGCAGGTAACCTATAACTATGATGAAATTGACCGCATGTACGCGGAAGATGCACTGGGTTACTGGATGGGGTCGAGCAGAATGGGCGAACAGCTGCTCCTTAAAAACGACTATACACGTCCTAAACCATATGCTTTCCATCCGGAGCTGATACTGGAGTATAATAAAACCCACGAACTGGAGAAAGCTATTCAGCCTGCTACCAACATACTAAGCGAGCAGCTGGATATTATTGATCAGTTCCTGAAACTGAATCCAAGGCTGAAAACGATGGCCAACATCAAGCTGAAAGAAGAGCCACAGGAAGATCTTTCGCTCCGTAATTCGAAGATGAAGAAAGGAATGGCCTCTGAAAACCTTGCTAATATCTTCTTAAAACAAGGTAAAGTTAAAAAGGCAATCAAAATATATGAGCAACTCATTTTGAAAAATCCGGAAAAAAAGAGTTACTTTGCTGAACAGATAGAAAAATTACAAAACTTAAACTAA
- the secG gene encoding preprotein translocase subunit SecG, with the protein MYIALISIIIFICVLLILVVLAQNPKGGGLSSQFGGSTSQLMGVKRTGDLLEKLTWGFAIALVVLTLGTHMMVGNSNEGTTSKSINEERARQSQLPGAPAALPGATTDTTAAIPDPADIPAMVDTANNGQ; encoded by the coding sequence ATGTACATCGCCCTTATCAGTATTATCATTTTCATTTGCGTGTTGCTAATTCTGGTTGTGCTAGCACAAAACCCTAAAGGAGGCGGGCTTTCCAGCCAGTTTGGAGGCAGCACCAGCCAGCTAATGGGTGTAAAACGTACTGGTGACCTGCTTGAGAAATTAACCTGGGGTTTTGCAATTGCCCTGGTAGTATTAACACTTGGTACACACATGATGGTTGGTAACTCCAACGAAGGTACAACAAGCAAAAGCATTAACGAAGAACGTGCACGTCAGTCACAGCTTCCGGGTGCTCCTGCTGCATTACCTGGTGCTACCACTGACACTACTGCTGCTATTCCTGATCCTGCTGATATACCAGCGATGGTAGACACTGCTAACAACGGACAATAG
- the groES gene encoding co-chaperone GroES — MSISIKPLADRVIVAPAAAEEKTKSGIIIPDTAKEKPQRGEVVAVGEGKVSEQGTLMQPQVKVGDQVLYGKYAGTEISIDGGDYLIMRESDILAVL; from the coding sequence ATGTCAATCAGCATTAAACCATTAGCAGACAGAGTGATCGTAGCTCCTGCTGCAGCAGAAGAAAAAACGAAGTCTGGTATCATCATTCCGGACACTGCTAAAGAAAAACCACAGCGTGGTGAGGTAGTAGCCGTTGGCGAAGGCAAGGTATCTGAGCAAGGTACACTAATGCAGCCGCAAGTTAAAGTAGGCGACCAGGTGTTGTATGGCAAATATGCCGGTACTGAGATCTCAATTGATGGCGGTGACTACCTGATCATGCGCGAGTCAGATATCCTGGCAGTACTTTAA
- the groL gene encoding chaperonin GroEL (60 kDa chaperone family; promotes refolding of misfolded polypeptides especially under stressful conditions; forms two stacked rings of heptamers to form a barrel-shaped 14mer; ends can be capped by GroES; misfolded proteins enter the barrel where they are refolded when GroES binds), translating into MAKNITFDADARGKIKAGVDKLANAVKVTLGPKGRNVIIDKKFGAPTITKDGVSVAKEIELKDPIENMGAQLVKEVASKTADQAGDGTTTATVLAQAIYTAGIKNVAAGANPMDLKRGIDKAVHAVVENLRSQSKKIENSSEIAQVGTISANNDAEIGKMIADAMDKVGKDGVITVEEAKGTETEVKTVEGMQFDRGYLSPYFVTNAEKMEADFDNPFILIYDKKVSTMKELLPVLEQVVQTGKGLVIVAEDVDGEALATLVVNKLRGSLKIAAVKAPGFGDRRKAMLEDIAILTGGTVISEERGYKLENATLDYLGKAEKVIIDKDNTTIVNGGGSKDDIVARINQIKSQMESTTSEYDKEKLQERLAKLSGGVAILYIGASTEVEMKEKKDRVDDALHATRAAVEEGIVAGGGVALIRALDALNNIDVYNADEQTGVSIIKTALEAPLRTIVANAGGEGSVVVQAIREGKADFGYNARDDRYENMFAAGIIDPTKVTRLALENASSIAGLLLTTECVVSEEPAEEGAPMGGGMPGGMGGMGGMM; encoded by the coding sequence ATGGCTAAGAACATCACATTTGATGCCGACGCACGTGGCAAAATTAAAGCCGGTGTAGACAAATTGGCGAATGCTGTAAAAGTTACCTTAGGTCCTAAAGGCCGTAACGTAATTATTGACAAAAAATTCGGTGCCCCTACTATCACTAAGGACGGTGTATCAGTTGCGAAAGAAATCGAGCTGAAAGACCCTATCGAGAACATGGGTGCACAATTAGTAAAAGAAGTAGCTTCTAAAACTGCTGACCAGGCGGGTGACGGTACAACTACTGCAACTGTATTGGCTCAGGCTATCTACACTGCTGGTATCAAGAACGTAGCAGCTGGTGCAAACCCAATGGACCTGAAGCGTGGTATCGACAAAGCAGTACATGCTGTAGTGGAGAACCTGCGCTCACAGTCCAAGAAAATCGAAAACTCTTCTGAAATTGCTCAGGTAGGTACTATCTCTGCCAACAACGATGCTGAGATCGGTAAAATGATCGCTGATGCAATGGATAAAGTTGGTAAAGACGGCGTTATCACTGTTGAGGAAGCAAAAGGTACTGAAACGGAAGTGAAAACTGTAGAAGGTATGCAGTTTGACCGCGGTTACCTGTCTCCATACTTTGTGACAAACGCAGAGAAAATGGAAGCTGACTTCGACAATCCTTTCATCCTGATCTACGACAAGAAAGTTTCTACTATGAAGGAGCTTCTGCCAGTATTAGAGCAGGTTGTTCAGACTGGTAAGGGCTTAGTTATAGTTGCTGAAGACGTAGACGGCGAAGCACTTGCTACATTGGTAGTAAACAAACTGCGTGGCTCGCTTAAGATTGCAGCTGTTAAAGCTCCTGGCTTCGGCGACAGAAGAAAAGCAATGCTGGAAGATATCGCTATCCTGACTGGCGGTACTGTAATTTCTGAAGAGCGTGGCTACAAGTTAGAGAACGCAACTTTGGATTACCTTGGTAAGGCTGAGAAAGTGATCATCGACAAAGACAACACAACTATAGTTAATGGTGGTGGTTCTAAAGATGATATCGTTGCCCGTATCAACCAGATCAAATCTCAGATGGAATCAACTACATCTGAATACGATAAAGAAAAACTTCAGGAGCGTTTAGCGAAGCTTTCTGGTGGAGTTGCTATCCTTTACATCGGTGCTTCTACTGAAGTGGAGATGAAAGAGAAGAAAGACCGCGTTGACGATGCATTGCACGCAACAAGAGCAGCTGTTGAAGAAGGTATCGTAGCTGGTGGTGGCGTTGCCCTGATCCGTGCTTTAGATGCTCTTAACAACATCGACGTTTACAATGCTGATGAGCAGACAGGTGTAAGCATCATTAAAACTGCACTGGAGGCTCCGCTAAGAACTATAGTTGCCAACGCTGGTGGCGAAGGTTCTGTAGTGGTACAAGCTATCCGCGAAGGCAAAGCTGACTTCGGTTACAATGCCCGTGATGACAGATACGAGAACATGTTCGCAGCTGGTATCATTGACCCAACCAAGGTTACACGCCTTGCTTTAGAGAATGCTTCTTCTATTGCTGGCCTGCTTCTTACTACGGAGTGTGTAGTATCAGAAGAGCCTGCTGAAGAAGGTGCTCCAATGGGCGGCGGCATGCCAGGTGGCATGGGCGGCATGGGCGGCATGATGTAA
- a CDS encoding peptide MFS transporter: MSVNLQHPNAAADKENLKHPKGLYLLFFTELWERFSYYGMRGLLMLYLTKTALEGGLGYSVADAALIYGYFTGFVYFTPIIGGWLADKFIGHRRAILIGGVLMALGQFSLFSTPYIGVEMTYLGLLLLIIGNGFFKPNISSIVGNLYAQGDPRRDSAFTIFYMGINIGAFFAPLVCGYLAEDYFATKAVVNGVETVTNYGFQYGFLAAGIGMVIGQLVFNTLGPKLLGDLGLKPVKAETDEATGQPKKADKLTKEEIDRVSVIFIISIFVIFFWAGFEQAGSSLTVYTDKYIDREVFGYLIPTSWFQSVNPLFIVMFAPLTAQLWLFLAKRGKDLSIPTKMGMGMILLGVGFFFMVGAVMERGGVEDATIKASLAWLIATYFFHTIGELCLSPIGLSMVTRLAPVTLVSMLMGVWFLAPFIAQIAGGYIASYVEELGAMTIFATIGGFVILAGLILIALTRKLMYMMHGRG, encoded by the coding sequence ATGTCTGTTAACCTACAACACCCTAATGCTGCGGCGGATAAAGAAAATCTGAAGCATCCCAAAGGGCTGTACCTGTTATTCTTTACAGAGTTATGGGAGCGCTTCAGCTACTACGGGATGCGTGGCCTTTTAATGCTATATCTTACAAAAACTGCCCTAGAAGGCGGTTTGGGCTACAGTGTAGCAGATGCAGCGTTAATTTATGGTTACTTTACCGGTTTCGTATATTTTACGCCTATTATAGGTGGTTGGTTGGCCGATAAATTTATTGGTCACCGCCGTGCCATCCTGATAGGTGGTGTGCTGATGGCACTTGGCCAGTTCAGTTTGTTCTCTACGCCATACATAGGAGTGGAGATGACCTACCTTGGGCTGTTACTCTTAATTATAGGTAATGGTTTCTTCAAACCTAATATTTCTTCTATAGTTGGTAACCTGTATGCGCAGGGCGACCCACGCCGCGACTCAGCGTTTACCATCTTCTATATGGGCATTAACATTGGTGCTTTTTTTGCTCCGTTGGTGTGCGGTTACCTTGCCGAAGATTATTTTGCCACTAAAGCTGTAGTGAATGGTGTTGAGACGGTGACTAACTATGGTTTCCAGTATGGTTTCTTAGCTGCCGGTATCGGTATGGTTATCGGCCAGCTCGTATTTAATACCTTAGGTCCGAAACTACTTGGCGACCTAGGTTTAAAACCTGTAAAAGCAGAAACTGACGAAGCGACCGGACAGCCTAAAAAAGCGGATAAGCTTACGAAAGAGGAGATCGACCGAGTATCGGTTATCTTCATTATATCGATTTTCGTTATTTTCTTCTGGGCAGGTTTTGAGCAGGCAGGTAGCTCGCTTACAGTTTATACTGATAAATACATCGATCGTGAAGTTTTTGGTTACCTGATCCCAACTTCCTGGTTCCAGTCGGTTAACCCATTGTTCATTGTAATGTTTGCCCCTCTAACAGCTCAGCTTTGGTTATTCCTGGCCAAGCGCGGAAAAGACTTAAGCATCCCAACTAAAATGGGTATGGGTATGATCCTGCTTGGCGTTGGTTTCTTCTTTATGGTGGGAGCTGTTATGGAGCGTGGTGGCGTTGAAGATGCAACTATAAAAGCGAGCCTTGCCTGGTTGATCGCTACTTATTTCTTCCACACTATCGGTGAGCTTTGTCTTTCTCCAATCGGTCTTTCAATGGTAACGCGCCTGGCGCCTGTAACATTGGTTTCAATGCTGATGGGTGTTTGGTTCCTGGCTCCATTTATTGCCCAGATCGCAGGTGGTTACATTGCATCTTATGTTGAAGAACTTGGTGCCATGACCATTTTCGCTACTATAGGCGGATTTGTGATTCTGGCAGGTCTAATCCTGATAGCACTTACACGTAAGCTGATGTATATGATGCACGGTCGCGGTTAA
- the pckA gene encoding phosphoenolpyruvate carboxykinase (ATP): MKESGHKSNAVGLDSLGIKEAKEVLWNLSPAELVEEAIKNGEGALTDTGALMCDTGKFTGRSPKDRFVVKDAKTENSVWWGDINIAFSPEKFDQLQAKMVDFLKDKKLYVRDAYAGAHPDYRLNLRIVNTQAWQNLFCNNMFLRLTEDELANHTPEFTIICAPEFQADPEVDGTRQPNFAIINFTKNMILIGGTGYAGEMKKGIFGVLNYILPHEKDTLSMHCSANVGKDGDTAIFFGLSGTGKTTLSADPNRGLIGDDEHGWAADSVFNFEGGCYAKVIDLTREKEPQIWDAIKFGSIVENTRFYEGTRTVDYTNSSVTENTRTAYPINHIDNAVEPSRADIPKNIFFLTADAFGVLPPISKLNASQAMYHFISGYTAKVAGTEVGITEPQTTFSACFGAAFLPLHPTKYAEMLGKKMEENNVNVWLINTGWTGGPYGIGSRMKLPYTRAMITAALNGELNDVSFTKHPVFGIEMPDSCPNVPAEILNPRNTWANKEEYDAKATDLAVKFVKNFTKYASYANAEILAGAPQVEVAID, from the coding sequence ATGAAAGAATCTGGACATAAATCTAATGCAGTAGGTTTAGACAGCTTAGGTATTAAAGAGGCGAAAGAAGTGCTTTGGAACCTGAGTCCGGCTGAGCTGGTAGAAGAGGCCATTAAAAATGGCGAAGGTGCCCTTACTGATACCGGCGCATTGATGTGCGATACAGGTAAATTTACCGGTCGTTCCCCAAAAGACCGCTTCGTAGTGAAAGACGCCAAAACAGAAAACTCTGTTTGGTGGGGCGATATCAACATTGCATTTTCCCCAGAAAAATTCGACCAGTTACAAGCTAAAATGGTTGATTTCCTGAAGGATAAGAAGCTTTACGTACGTGATGCCTATGCCGGAGCGCATCCTGATTACCGCTTAAACCTCCGTATAGTTAACACACAGGCATGGCAGAACCTTTTCTGTAACAACATGTTCCTGCGTTTAACTGAAGATGAGTTAGCAAACCACACGCCTGAGTTTACCATTATCTGCGCTCCTGAGTTCCAGGCTGATCCGGAAGTAGATGGTACACGCCAGCCAAACTTCGCGATCATCAACTTTACGAAGAACATGATCCTGATTGGTGGTACTGGTTACGCCGGCGAAATGAAGAAAGGTATTTTCGGCGTGCTGAACTATATCCTGCCGCACGAAAAAGATACGCTTTCGATGCACTGCTCTGCCAACGTTGGTAAAGATGGTGACACTGCTATCTTCTTCGGTCTGTCAGGTACAGGTAAAACTACCCTGTCTGCTGACCCTAACCGTGGCCTGATCGGTGACGATGAGCATGGCTGGGCCGCTGACAGCGTATTTAACTTTGAAGGCGGTTGCTATGCAAAAGTTATTGACCTGACAAGAGAAAAAGAGCCGCAGATCTGGGATGCTATTAAATTCGGATCTATAGTTGAAAACACGCGTTTTTACGAAGGAACACGTACCGTTGATTATACAAACAGCTCAGTAACAGAAAACACACGTACTGCTTATCCGATCAACCACATCGATAATGCAGTTGAGCCTTCAAGAGCTGATATCCCTAAAAATATCTTCTTCCTGACAGCTGATGCTTTTGGCGTACTGCCTCCGATCTCAAAACTGAATGCCAGCCAGGCGATGTATCACTTTATTTCAGGGTACACAGCTAAAGTTGCTGGTACAGAGGTTGGCATTACGGAACCGCAAACTACGTTCTCTGCCTGCTTTGGTGCTGCATTCCTGCCACTGCACCCAACCAAGTATGCTGAAATGCTTGGTAAAAAGATGGAAGAGAATAACGTAAATGTATGGCTGATTAACACAGGCTGGACCGGTGGCCCTTATGGCATTGGTTCGCGCATGAAACTGCCATACACACGTGCCATGATCACGGCTGCCCTTAACGGCGAACTGAACGATGTAAGCTTTACAAAGCACCCTGTGTTTGGTATTGAGATGCCGGACAGCTGCCCTAACGTACCTGCCGAGATCCTGAACCCACGTAACACCTGGGCCAACAAAGAAGAGTATGATGCGAAAGCTACTGATCTGGCTGTTAAATTCGTGAAGAACTTTACGAAGTACGCAAGCTATGCGAACGCTGAAATATTAGCGGGTGCACCTCAGGTTGAAGTTGCTATCGACTAA